In a single window of the Etheostoma spectabile isolate EspeVRDwgs_2016 chromosome 3, UIUC_Espe_1.0, whole genome shotgun sequence genome:
- the trpc4b gene encoding short transient receptor potential channel 4b isoform X2 produces MSQLYYRKPDNSSYRDRIPLRIVRAESELSALEKAYLGAVDKGDFASVKQALVEAEIYFRININCIDPLGRTALLIAIDNENLEIIDLLLSFNVYVGDALLHAIRKGVVGAVELLLNHKKPRGEKQVPPILLDRQFSDFTPDITPIILAAHTNNYEIIKLLVQRGVSVPQPHAVRCNCVECVSSSDVDSLRHSRSRLNIYKALASPSLIALSSEDPFLTAFQLSWELKELSRVENEFKSEYEELSHMCKQFAKDLLDQTRSSKELEIILNYRDDMNPLLDETTNDLARLKLAIKFCQKEFVAQPNCQQLLASRWYDEFPGWRRRHWAGKLITCIFIGLLFPLLSILYLISPKSRYGLFIRFIWTEIKQMWDSGFQDYLEDWWNLMDFIMNSLYLATISLKIVAYAKYSGHKPRDSWEMWHPTLVAEALFAIANIFSSLRLICLFTANSHLGPLQISLGRMLLDILKFLFIYCLVLLAFANGLNQLYFYYETSDVKCKGIRCEKQNNAFSTLFETLQSLFWSIFGLISLYVTNVEPGHEFTEFVGSTMFGTYNVISLVVLLNMLIAMMNNSYQHIADHADIEWKFARTKLWMSYFEEGGTLPSPFNIIPSPKSVYYLFGWIKTLLFKRTSIIRLETFESLGRRAAENVRVNHVYQEVLRNLVKRYVAAMIRDAKTEEGLTEDNFKELKQDISSFRYEVLGMMKGNPQGGSVASSTLAYPGNSFKYSPKFPIDEPQQTLNVFDLTVPTLPTTRSGSLQRHSRLPSQKCDEIYSLPEEDTMGSSGRNPNLLQTEKVIVEVLQKVEKGHSGD; encoded by the exons atGTCACAGCTGTATTACAGAAAACCGGACAACTCCTCATACAGGGACCGCATCCCTCTGCGGATCGTGCGGGCCGAGTCTGAGCTCTCTGCCCTGGAGAAGGCCTACTTGGGGGCTGTTGACAAGGGGGACTTTGCCAGTGTGAAACAAGCCCTGGTGGAGGCCGAGATCTACTTCCGGATCAACATCAACTGCATCGACCCCCTGGGGCGCACAGCGCTGCTCATTGCCATAGACAATGAGAACCTGGAGATCATTGACCTGCTGCTCAGCTTTAATGTATATGTGGGGGACGCCCTGCTGCATGCCATCCGGAAAGGAGTGGTGGGGGCCGTGGAGCTGCTGCTCAACCACAAGAAGCCCCGTGGGGAAAAACAG GTCCCACCAATTCTACTCGACAGACAGTTTTCAGACTTCACCCCAGACATCACTCCCATCATCCTCGCAGCCCACACCAACAACTATGAGATCATCAAACTGCTCGTGCAGCGAGGTGTTTCCGTACCTCAGCCACACGCTGTGCGCTGCAACTGCGTGGAGTGTGTGTCCAGTTCCGACGTGGACAGCCTACGCCACTCGCGCTCCCGCCTCAACATCTACAAGGCCCTCGCCAGCCCGTCCCTGATCGCCCTCTCCAGCGAGGATCCTTTCCTCACCGCCTTTCAGCTCAGCTGGGAGCTGAAGGAGCTCAGCAGAGTAGAGAACGAGTTCAAGTCCGAGTATGAGGAGCTGTCCCATATGTGTAAACAATTTGCAAAGGACCTCTTGGACCAGACCCGTAGCTCTAAAGAATTGGAAATAATACTCAACTACCGTGATGACATGAACCCTCTGCTGGATGAGACCACTAATGATCTGGCCCGACTGAAGCTGGCTATCAAATTTTGCCAGAAAGAG TTTGTTGCTCAACCCAACTGTCAGCAGCTGCTGGCGTCTCGGTGGTATGATGAGTTTCCAGGCTGGAGGAGGCGTCACTGGGCAGGAAAACTCATCACGTGTATCTTCATTGGCCTCCTCTTCCCACTGTTATCCATCTTGTACCTGATCTCTCCAAAGAGCCGCTATGGCTTATTCATCC GTTTCATTTGGACTGAGATCAAGCAGATGTGGGATAGTGGTTTCCAAGACTACCTAGAGGACTGGTGGAACTTAATGGACTTCATAATGAACTCTTTGTATCTTGCAACAATTTCTCTGAAAATTGTTGCCTATGCAAAG tacagtgGGCACAAACCCAGAGACAGCTGGGAAATGTGGCACCCGACTTTGGTTGCAGAGGCATTGTTTGCCATCGCCAACATCTTCAGCTCCTTGCGCCTCATCTGCCTTTTCACTGCCAACTCCCATCTGGGCCCCTTACAGATCTCACTGGGCCGCATGCTCCTGGACATCCTCAAGTTTCTCTTCATCTACTGTCTGGTGCTCCTAGCCTTTGCCAATGGCCTCAACCAGCTGTACTTCTATTATGAAACCTCGGACGTTAAGTGCAAGGGGATTCGCtgtgaaaagcaaaacaacGCCTTCTCAAC GCTGTTTGAGACACTGCAGTCATTATTTTGGTCTATATTTGGCCTGATTTCCCTCTATGTGACCAATGTGGAACCAGGACATGAATTTACCGAGTTTGTGGGCTCTACCATGTTTGGCACGTACAACGTCATCTCCCTGGTAGTGCTTCTGAACATGCTTATTGCAATGATGAACAACTCCTACCAGCACATTGCT gATCATGCAGATATAGAATGGAAATTTGCAAGAACAAAATTATGGATGAGCTATTTTGAAGAAGGGGGAACTTTGCCATCTCCGTTCAATATAATACCCAGTCCAAAGTCAGTTTACTATTTATTTGGATGGATAAAGACGCTGTTGTTTAAGAGAACAAGCATAATAAGGCTCGAAACCTTCGAAAGTTTGGGG AGACGTGCAGCTGAAAATGTAAGAGTAAACCATGTGTATCAG gaAGTTTTGAGGAACCTTGTTAAGCGGTATGTGGCCGCAATGATCCGAGATGCCAAGACAGAGGAAGGCCTGACAGAAGACAATTTCAAG GAGCTAAAGCAAGATATCTCCAGCTTCCGCTATGAAGTCCTGGGAATGATGAAGGGGAACCCTCAAGGGGGTAGCGTCGCAAGCTCCACCTTGGCATACCCTGGAAACTCATTCAAATATTCTCCTAAATTCCCTATTGATGAGCCTCAACAGACACTAAACGTGTTTGATTTGACCGTCCCCACCCTGCCCACCACCAGGTCTGGATCCCTCCAGAGACACAGCAGGCTCCCCTCTCAGAAATGTGACGAAATATACTCATTGCCAGAGGAAGATACGATGGGATCTAGTGGACGAAACCCAAACCTACTTCAGACTGAGAAAGTAATTGTGGAAGTCTTACAGAAAGTGGAGAAAGGACATTCAGGAGATTGA
- the trpc4b gene encoding short transient receptor potential channel 4b isoform X1: MSQLYYRKPDNSSYRDRIPLRIVRAESELSALEKAYLGAVDKGDFASVKQALVEAEIYFRININCIDPLGRTALLIAIDNENLEIIDLLLSFNVYVGDALLHAIRKGVVGAVELLLNHKKPRGEKQVPPILLDRQFSDFTPDITPIILAAHTNNYEIIKLLVQRGVSVPQPHAVRCNCVECVSSSDVDSLRHSRSRLNIYKALASPSLIALSSEDPFLTAFQLSWELKELSRVENEFKSEYEELSHMCKQFAKDLLDQTRSSKELEIILNYRDDMNPLLDETTNDLARLKLAIKFCQKEFVAQPNCQQLLASRWYDEFPGWRRRHWAGKLITCIFIGLLFPLLSILYLISPKSRYGLFIRKPFIKFICHTASYLTFLFLLFLASQHIAAAHPEHQGPKPTTVEWMILPWVLGFIWTEIKQMWDSGFQDYLEDWWNLMDFIMNSLYLATISLKIVAYAKYSGHKPRDSWEMWHPTLVAEALFAIANIFSSLRLICLFTANSHLGPLQISLGRMLLDILKFLFIYCLVLLAFANGLNQLYFYYETSDVKCKGIRCEKQNNAFSTLFETLQSLFWSIFGLISLYVTNVEPGHEFTEFVGSTMFGTYNVISLVVLLNMLIAMMNNSYQHIADHADIEWKFARTKLWMSYFEEGGTLPSPFNIIPSPKSVYYLFGWIKTLLFKRTSIIRLETFESLGRRAAENVRVNHVYQEVLRNLVKRYVAAMIRDAKTEEGLTEDNFKELKQDISSFRYEVLGMMKGNPQGGSVASSTLAYPGNSFKYSPKFPIDEPQQTLNVFDLTVPTLPTTRSGSLQRHSRLPSQKCDEIYSLPEEDTMGSSGRNPNLLQTEKVIVEVLQKVEKGHSGD; this comes from the exons atGTCACAGCTGTATTACAGAAAACCGGACAACTCCTCATACAGGGACCGCATCCCTCTGCGGATCGTGCGGGCCGAGTCTGAGCTCTCTGCCCTGGAGAAGGCCTACTTGGGGGCTGTTGACAAGGGGGACTTTGCCAGTGTGAAACAAGCCCTGGTGGAGGCCGAGATCTACTTCCGGATCAACATCAACTGCATCGACCCCCTGGGGCGCACAGCGCTGCTCATTGCCATAGACAATGAGAACCTGGAGATCATTGACCTGCTGCTCAGCTTTAATGTATATGTGGGGGACGCCCTGCTGCATGCCATCCGGAAAGGAGTGGTGGGGGCCGTGGAGCTGCTGCTCAACCACAAGAAGCCCCGTGGGGAAAAACAG GTCCCACCAATTCTACTCGACAGACAGTTTTCAGACTTCACCCCAGACATCACTCCCATCATCCTCGCAGCCCACACCAACAACTATGAGATCATCAAACTGCTCGTGCAGCGAGGTGTTTCCGTACCTCAGCCACACGCTGTGCGCTGCAACTGCGTGGAGTGTGTGTCCAGTTCCGACGTGGACAGCCTACGCCACTCGCGCTCCCGCCTCAACATCTACAAGGCCCTCGCCAGCCCGTCCCTGATCGCCCTCTCCAGCGAGGATCCTTTCCTCACCGCCTTTCAGCTCAGCTGGGAGCTGAAGGAGCTCAGCAGAGTAGAGAACGAGTTCAAGTCCGAGTATGAGGAGCTGTCCCATATGTGTAAACAATTTGCAAAGGACCTCTTGGACCAGACCCGTAGCTCTAAAGAATTGGAAATAATACTCAACTACCGTGATGACATGAACCCTCTGCTGGATGAGACCACTAATGATCTGGCCCGACTGAAGCTGGCTATCAAATTTTGCCAGAAAGAG TTTGTTGCTCAACCCAACTGTCAGCAGCTGCTGGCGTCTCGGTGGTATGATGAGTTTCCAGGCTGGAGGAGGCGTCACTGGGCAGGAAAACTCATCACGTGTATCTTCATTGGCCTCCTCTTCCCACTGTTATCCATCTTGTACCTGATCTCTCCAAAGAGCCGCTATGGCTTATTCATCCGTAAGCCCTTCATCAAGTTCATCTGTCACACTGCTTCCTACCTGaccttcctcttcctgctcttcttGGCCTCACAGCACATAGCCGCTGCACACCCGGAACATCAAGGCCCAAAACCCACCACTGTGGAATGGATGATCCTGCCCTGGGTGCTTG GTTTCATTTGGACTGAGATCAAGCAGATGTGGGATAGTGGTTTCCAAGACTACCTAGAGGACTGGTGGAACTTAATGGACTTCATAATGAACTCTTTGTATCTTGCAACAATTTCTCTGAAAATTGTTGCCTATGCAAAG tacagtgGGCACAAACCCAGAGACAGCTGGGAAATGTGGCACCCGACTTTGGTTGCAGAGGCATTGTTTGCCATCGCCAACATCTTCAGCTCCTTGCGCCTCATCTGCCTTTTCACTGCCAACTCCCATCTGGGCCCCTTACAGATCTCACTGGGCCGCATGCTCCTGGACATCCTCAAGTTTCTCTTCATCTACTGTCTGGTGCTCCTAGCCTTTGCCAATGGCCTCAACCAGCTGTACTTCTATTATGAAACCTCGGACGTTAAGTGCAAGGGGATTCGCtgtgaaaagcaaaacaacGCCTTCTCAAC GCTGTTTGAGACACTGCAGTCATTATTTTGGTCTATATTTGGCCTGATTTCCCTCTATGTGACCAATGTGGAACCAGGACATGAATTTACCGAGTTTGTGGGCTCTACCATGTTTGGCACGTACAACGTCATCTCCCTGGTAGTGCTTCTGAACATGCTTATTGCAATGATGAACAACTCCTACCAGCACATTGCT gATCATGCAGATATAGAATGGAAATTTGCAAGAACAAAATTATGGATGAGCTATTTTGAAGAAGGGGGAACTTTGCCATCTCCGTTCAATATAATACCCAGTCCAAAGTCAGTTTACTATTTATTTGGATGGATAAAGACGCTGTTGTTTAAGAGAACAAGCATAATAAGGCTCGAAACCTTCGAAAGTTTGGGG AGACGTGCAGCTGAAAATGTAAGAGTAAACCATGTGTATCAG gaAGTTTTGAGGAACCTTGTTAAGCGGTATGTGGCCGCAATGATCCGAGATGCCAAGACAGAGGAAGGCCTGACAGAAGACAATTTCAAG GAGCTAAAGCAAGATATCTCCAGCTTCCGCTATGAAGTCCTGGGAATGATGAAGGGGAACCCTCAAGGGGGTAGCGTCGCAAGCTCCACCTTGGCATACCCTGGAAACTCATTCAAATATTCTCCTAAATTCCCTATTGATGAGCCTCAACAGACACTAAACGTGTTTGATTTGACCGTCCCCACCCTGCCCACCACCAGGTCTGGATCCCTCCAGAGACACAGCAGGCTCCCCTCTCAGAAATGTGACGAAATATACTCATTGCCAGAGGAAGATACGATGGGATCTAGTGGACGAAACCCAAACCTACTTCAGACTGAGAAAGTAATTGTGGAAGTCTTACAGAAAGTGGAGAAAGGACATTCAGGAGATTGA